Proteins co-encoded in one Gallus gallus isolate bGalGal1 chromosome 27, bGalGal1.mat.broiler.GRCg7b, whole genome shotgun sequence genomic window:
- the LOC107055272 gene encoding feather keratin 3-like, with protein sequence MSCYDQCLPRLPCQPCGPTPLANSCNESCVRQCQDSNVFIQPSPVVVTLPGPILSSFPQNTAVGSSTSAAVGSILSSEGVPISSGGFGLSGFGSRLCGRRCFPC encoded by the coding sequence ATGTCCTGCTACGACCAGTGCCTGCCGCgcctgccctgccagccctgTGGCCCGACCCCgctggccaacagctgcaacgagTCCTGcgtcaggcagtgccaggactccaACGTCTTCATCCAGCCCTCTCCCGtggtggtgaccctgcccggacccatcctcagctccttcccgcAGAACACCGCCGTGGGATCCTCCACCTCCGCTGCCGttggcagcatcctcagctctgaGGGTGTGCCCATCTCCTCTGGAGGCTTTGGCCTCTCTGGCTTCGGCAGCCGCTTGTGTGGCAGGCGGTGCTTCCCCTGCTAA
- the LOC428289 gene encoding feather keratin 3-like yields the protein MSCYDQCLPRLPCQPCGPTLLANSCNDSCIRQCQDSNVFIQPSPVVVTLPGPILSSFLQNITVGSSTSAAVGSIPSSEGVPISSGGFGLSSFGFSRFSSLNCGRRCLPC from the coding sequence ATGTCCTGCTACGACCAGTGCCTGCCACgcctgccctgccagccctgTGGCCCAACTCTgctggccaacagctgcaaTGACTCTTGcatcaggcagtgccaggactccaATGTCTTCATCCAGCCCTCTCCCGtggtggtgaccctgcccggacccatcctcagctccttcctaCAGAACATCACCGTGGGATCCTCCACCTCCGCTGCCGTTGgcagcatccccagctctgAGGGTGTGCCCATCTCCTCTGGAGGCTTTGGCCTCTCTAGCTTTGGCTTCTCCAGATTCAGCAGCCTCAACTGTGGGAGGAGATGCCTCCCCTGCTAA
- the LOC107055259 gene encoding feather keratin 3-like has translation MSCYDQCLPRLQCRPCGPTPLANSCNESCVRQCQDSNVFIQPSPVVVTLPGPILSSFPQNTAVGSSTSAAVGSILSSEGVPISSGGFGGFGLSGFGSRLCGRRCFPC, from the coding sequence ATGTCCTGCTACGACCAGTGCCTGCCACGCCTGCAATGCCGGCCCTGTGGCCCGACCCCgctggccaacagctgcaacgagTCCTGcgtcaggcagtgccaggactccaACGTCTTCATCCAGCCCTCTCCCGtggtggtgaccctgcccggacccatcctcagctccttcccgcAGAACACCGCCGTGGGATCCTCCACCTCCGCTGCCGttggcagcatcctcagctctgaGGGTGTGCCCATCTCCTCTGGAGGCTTTGGAGGCTTTGGCCTCTCCGGCTTCGGCAGCCGCTTGTGTGGCAGGCGGTGCTTCCCCTGCTAA
- the LOC107055273 gene encoding feather keratin 3-like has protein sequence MSCYDQCLPRLQCRPCGPTPLANSCNESCVRQCQDSNVFIQPSPVVVTLPGPILSSFPQNTAVGSSTSAAVGSILSSEGVPISSGGFGGFGLSGFGSRLCGRRCFPC, from the coding sequence ATGTCCTGCTACGACCAGTGCCTGCCACGCCTGCAATGCCGGCCCTGTGGCCCGACCCCActggccaacagctgcaacgagTCCTGcgtcaggcagtgccaggactccaACGTCTTCATCCAGCCCTCTCCCGtggtggtgaccctgcccggacccatcctcagctccttcccgcAGAACACCGCCGTGGGATCCTCCACCTCCGCTGCCGttggcagcatcctcagctctgaGGGTGTGCCCATCTCCTCTGGAGGCTTTGGAGGCTTTGGCCTCTCCGGCTTCGGCAGCCGCTTGTGCGGCAGGCGGTGCTTCCCCTGCTAA
- the LOC112530354 gene encoding feather keratin 3-like: protein MSCYDQCLPRLQCRPCGPTPLANSCNESCVRQCQDSNVFIQPSPVVVTLPGPILSSFPQNTAVGSSTSAAVGSILSSEGVPISSGGFGGFGLSGFGSRLCGRQCFPC, encoded by the coding sequence ATGTCCTGCTACGACCAGTGCCTGCCACGCCTGCAATGCCGGCCCTGTGGCCCGACCCCgctggccaacagctgcaacgagTCCTGcgtcaggcagtgccaggactccaACGTCTTCATCCAGCCCTCTCCCGtggtggtgaccctgcccggacccatcctcagctccttcccgcAGAACACCGCCGTGGGATCCTCCACCTCCGCTGCCGttggcagcatcctcagctctgaGGGTGTGCCCATCTCCTCTGGAGGCTTTGGAGGCTTTGGCCTCTCCGGCTTCGGCAGCCGCTTGTGCGGCAGGCAGTGCTTCCCCTGCTAA